The following proteins come from a genomic window of Proteiniphilum propionicum:
- a CDS encoding isochorismatase family protein, protein MRKVLLIVDVQNDFCPGGALGVKDGDKVVPIINGIIDRFDFVISSQDWHPSHSVHFEKWPVHCVAGTHGAELHPELEANKIDLRLLKGTDNKDDGYSAFEATNVALASYLRDYEISSVYVCGLTTDYCVKETALDAVKQKFNTYVITDAIAAVNAQPGDDKKALQEMYRIGCILIESKKIS, encoded by the coding sequence AACGACTTCTGCCCCGGTGGTGCACTTGGTGTAAAAGACGGTGACAAGGTTGTTCCGATAATAAATGGTATTATCGACAGATTCGATTTTGTTATTTCGTCACAAGACTGGCATCCGTCCCATTCGGTTCATTTTGAGAAGTGGCCGGTTCATTGTGTGGCCGGCACACATGGAGCTGAGTTGCATCCCGAACTAGAAGCCAATAAGATAGATCTAAGACTATTAAAAGGGACAGATAATAAAGATGACGGTTATTCAGCTTTTGAAGCAACCAATGTGGCGCTTGCAAGTTATCTCCGCGATTATGAAATATCCTCGGTGTACGTTTGCGGTTTGACCACCGACTATTGCGTAAAAGAAACTGCTTTGGATGCAGTTAAACAGAAATTCAATACCTATGTAATCACCGATGCTATCGCCGCGGTAAACGCACAACCGGGCGACGATAAAAAAGCACTGCAGGAGATGTATCGCATAGGGTGTATACTGATAGAATCGAAAAAGATTTCATGA
- a CDS encoding type IV pilin protein gives MKNLINRHFTPKRLNAFSMSELLVVLVIIGILVLIALPNLMPLISKAKSVEAQQQLVFLHSLQQSYFFTHSKYSLSLDELGFEQQPLVSEDGTANYKIEIVEADENGYRAQAMAVVDFDRDGTFNTWEIDHNKHLRETERD, from the coding sequence ATGAAAAATTTAATCAATCGGCATTTCACTCCCAAAAGGCTGAATGCATTTTCTATGTCTGAACTGTTGGTAGTTTTGGTAATTATCGGTATCCTGGTGTTAATTGCCCTACCCAACCTGATGCCACTGATCTCGAAGGCTAAGAGTGTGGAGGCACAACAGCAACTGGTTTTTTTACACTCGTTGCAACAAAGTTATTTCTTCACCCATTCCAAATACTCACTCTCGCTGGATGAACTGGGTTTTGAACAACAACCACTCGTAAGTGAAGACGGCACTGCCAACTACAAGATTGAGATTGTAGAAGCCGATGAGAATGGTTACCGGGCACAGGCCATGGCTGTGGTGGATTTCGACCGTGACGGCACATTCAATACCTGGGAAATAGATCATAACAAACATTTGAGAGAGACCGAAAGAGACTGA
- a CDS encoding type II secretion system protein GspD: MKKYSAFFIILISISVNLLAQSLEETRLAELKGKLQRLSYADSRYAEKVDVSVTSFPVSELIRSLAKAQILNINVAFGPDKLINCNLQQVPIVDILFFICKEKSLEVEIMDNILSIIPYNEPETEPPIHIAYDPLREVITFDFTDSKLSFVTKKIMESTGYNIVIPQPLYEHRVSAYGTNMDMNEAVRTIAAVNGLGYARQSESSWSLFKPQGEQSQTTDHAFRFDQLLVDSVGLITAKITAGNVRDMIPDLFHRLGINYFLSNDISHATNINVEEVDLHTFLNVLFTGTHITWRIDHGVYIIGSNTEGERLSTVQVFPMKYRMVDKVSEFIPTELKANVEIITFPDLNSLVINGDQRAVIRIMNFLNEIDRSVPLISFDVIIVDATDKTSQSIGLSMGVGAKPSVSGGVISPGIDFSLSAASVNKIINSFNGFGSMNLGKVTPNFYADLKFLEDAGKIILRSTPRLSTLNGHKAVLKSGEVKYYKESQVNIIGTQNPLQSESYLWKNVEANFILEITPYVSLDSVITLQINLDQAEFTVRESSDEDAPPGMTKRSFNSIIKVKDQEMVLLGGIEKNLTDTSSRGLPFLARVPVLRLLFGNTTKIRSSQKLNVFIRPIILQ, translated from the coding sequence ATGAAAAAATATTCCGCTTTCTTTATTATCCTGATATCCATATCGGTAAACCTGCTTGCACAATCTCTTGAAGAAACCCGGCTGGCTGAGCTGAAGGGTAAACTGCAGCGCTTGTCGTATGCCGACAGCCGTTATGCTGAGAAAGTAGATGTCTCTGTCACCAGTTTCCCGGTTTCCGAACTGATCCGGAGTCTGGCGAAAGCACAGATTCTGAATATCAACGTGGCTTTCGGGCCTGACAAACTCATTAATTGCAACCTGCAACAGGTTCCGATAGTGGATATCCTTTTCTTTATCTGCAAAGAAAAAAGCCTCGAGGTAGAAATAATGGATAACATACTATCCATTATTCCTTATAATGAACCCGAAACGGAGCCTCCAATACACATCGCTTATGATCCGCTGAGAGAGGTGATCACCTTTGACTTTACCGACAGCAAATTGTCGTTTGTAACCAAAAAGATCATGGAGAGCACCGGGTATAACATCGTCATACCTCAGCCTCTATACGAACACCGGGTTTCGGCTTATGGTACGAACATGGATATGAACGAGGCGGTGAGAACCATCGCGGCAGTGAACGGGCTCGGATATGCAAGGCAATCCGAAAGTTCGTGGTCTCTGTTCAAACCCCAGGGAGAACAATCACAAACAACCGATCATGCCTTCCGGTTTGATCAGCTTCTGGTGGACAGCGTCGGGCTGATTACGGCTAAGATCACTGCAGGAAATGTACGTGACATGATACCGGATCTGTTTCACCGTCTTGGAATCAACTACTTTTTATCCAACGATATCAGTCATGCCACCAATATAAATGTGGAAGAAGTTGACCTGCATACTTTTCTGAATGTGCTGTTCACGGGTACCCACATTACCTGGCGCATAGATCATGGCGTGTACATAATAGGCAGCAATACCGAAGGGGAACGTTTATCCACGGTGCAGGTTTTTCCAATGAAATATCGGATGGTAGATAAAGTGTCGGAATTTATTCCTACCGAACTCAAAGCAAACGTGGAGATCATTACCTTTCCCGATTTGAACAGCCTTGTCATCAACGGCGACCAGCGCGCGGTAATACGAATCATGAACTTCCTGAATGAAATCGACCGAAGTGTTCCCTTGATCTCCTTTGATGTGATTATTGTAGATGCCACCGACAAAACGTCGCAATCCATTGGTTTATCCATGGGAGTAGGTGCCAAGCCTTCGGTAAGCGGAGGTGTCATCAGTCCGGGTATCGATTTTTCGCTCAGCGCGGCTTCCGTGAACAAGATCATCAACTCATTCAATGGTTTCGGTTCTATGAACCTGGGTAAGGTAACTCCCAATTTTTATGCCGATCTGAAGTTTCTTGAAGACGCCGGAAAAATCATTTTGAGGTCGACACCCAGGCTATCTACGTTAAACGGACACAAGGCCGTGCTAAAAAGCGGGGAGGTGAAATATTACAAGGAGAGCCAGGTCAACATCATTGGGACACAAAACCCGCTTCAATCGGAATCATACCTGTGGAAAAATGTAGAGGCCAACTTTATACTGGAAATCACGCCTTACGTAAGCCTCGACAGTGTCATCACCCTTCAGATCAATCTCGACCAGGCAGAATTTACCGTGCGCGAGAGCAGCGACGAGGATGCGCCTCCGGGGATGACAAAGCGGAGTTTTAATTCCATCATCAAGGTAAAAGATCAGGAGATGGTGCTTTTGGGAGGGATCGAGAAAAACCTCACCGACACCTCCTCGCGGGGTTTGCCTTTTCTGGCAAGGGTACCGGTTTTACGCCTGCTTTTTGGCAACACCACCAAAATAAGATCCTCCCAGAAGCTGAATGTATTTATCAGGCCGATAATCCTTCAATAG
- a CDS encoding porin family protein, translating to MARKMICLTALLLSASFVFPQFHTGIKGGVNLSNVSMNINGIELDSYDPRPGIHAGFMTEYMFGAHLGLHTELIYFNSGANINPGQFKKWFDVSEDVSVTGSLNMHTFQLPLYLKTKFALSPTVKIYLMGGGFATYALKADMFEKLSLAGEVPLKLKWSLYEPNVRIFDQDESNVHLQQRWNAGLAAETGIEIRNSITAGIGFRQVLNNMAAYGIISGGGSIKPTTQMWTATFSVGYFL from the coding sequence ATGGCAAGAAAAATGATCTGTCTCACGGCATTGTTATTATCGGCCTCATTCGTGTTTCCACAATTCCACACCGGAATAAAAGGCGGAGTAAATTTATCGAATGTAAGCATGAATATCAACGGCATTGAACTCGACAGTTATGATCCGCGTCCCGGCATTCATGCCGGATTTATGACCGAATACATGTTTGGTGCTCATCTGGGGTTGCATACCGAGTTGATCTACTTCAACAGTGGAGCCAACATAAATCCCGGACAGTTTAAAAAATGGTTTGATGTTTCCGAAGATGTTTCCGTGACCGGAAGTTTGAACATGCACACGTTTCAGTTACCCTTGTATCTGAAAACAAAGTTCGCACTTTCACCCACCGTCAAAATTTACCTGATGGGAGGCGGATTTGCTACATATGCGCTAAAAGCTGATATGTTTGAGAAGCTGTCGTTAGCGGGCGAAGTACCCCTCAAACTGAAATGGAGCCTGTATGAGCCCAACGTGCGTATTTTTGATCAGGATGAAAGCAATGTGCATCTGCAGCAACGCTGGAACGCCGGCCTGGCAGCCGAAACGGGCATTGAAATCAGGAACAGCATTACCGCCGGTATCGGGTTCCGTCAGGTACTCAACAATATGGCCGCATATGGTATCATCTCGGGCGGCGGCTCAATAAAACCCACCACACAAATGTGGACGGCGACCTTTTCGGTTGGATACTTTCTTTAA
- a CDS encoding GspE/PulE family protein, with amino-acid sequence MINAHIPTELIQLFSSSDALNYRIIPFETGENNMLKCYGDSSTAYEKIIQEIAIIYDLSVEIEPVDNAELDKALNFYYRQDRTFSSNAQSLNISHADFVGKLIEEADTLKSSDIHFEPYEKKCRVRFRVDGKLIERYIINRTDYPALVNRLKILANLDISEKRLPQDGRILFERNNLKFDVRVSVMPTIYGEKIVLRLLSKDQRLLSLSCLGFSEKQYADYYQAIMQPNGLILISGPTGSGKSTTLYATLGILNRQDNNILTIEDPVEYTLPGINQMQLKEEIGLTFGSALRTFLRQDPDIIMLGEIRDQDTAQMAIRSSLTGHLLLSTLHTNSAWGSITRLIDMGVHPYLISETLIACVAQRLIRLLCPHCKKALHPDASFTSGFALDPNAGYHEKRGCERCYYTGYLGRKAIYEVIPIDKHLSQLIRKSEPDIDAYLERHKIKTLKDSALEMFAKGETSLEEILPLISETI; translated from the coding sequence ATGATAAACGCCCATATCCCCACCGAACTGATCCAGTTATTTTCCAGCAGCGATGCCTTGAATTATCGGATTATTCCCTTTGAAACAGGTGAAAATAACATGCTAAAATGTTATGGCGACAGCAGTACGGCGTATGAGAAAATTATACAGGAGATTGCCATCATTTATGATTTAAGCGTGGAGATTGAACCGGTAGATAATGCGGAACTGGACAAAGCATTGAATTTCTATTACCGGCAGGACCGGACTTTCTCCTCAAATGCACAATCCCTCAATATAAGCCACGCTGACTTTGTAGGTAAACTGATCGAGGAAGCCGATACCTTAAAATCGAGCGATATCCATTTTGAACCGTATGAGAAAAAATGCCGTGTCCGTTTCAGGGTCGACGGGAAGCTGATTGAACGCTATATCATCAATAGAACGGACTACCCCGCACTGGTAAACCGTCTCAAGATACTGGCCAACCTTGACATCTCCGAGAAACGGCTACCCCAGGATGGCCGGATCCTCTTTGAAAGGAACAATCTCAAATTTGATGTGCGCGTTTCGGTGATGCCCACCATCTACGGCGAAAAGATCGTACTCCGTCTGCTCTCAAAAGATCAGCGCCTGCTTTCCCTAAGCTGCCTGGGGTTTAGTGAAAAGCAATATGCCGATTATTATCAGGCGATCATGCAACCCAACGGGCTTATCCTTATTAGCGGACCTACCGGCTCGGGTAAAAGTACCACGTTATATGCCACCCTGGGCATATTGAATCGACAGGATAACAATATCCTTACCATTGAAGATCCCGTGGAATATACGCTGCCGGGAATTAACCAGATGCAGTTGAAGGAGGAGATAGGTCTGACTTTCGGAAGCGCCCTGCGCACCTTCCTCCGGCAGGACCCCGACATCATCATGCTGGGCGAGATCCGCGACCAGGATACGGCTCAAATGGCCATACGCAGTTCCTTAACCGGGCACCTCTTATTATCTACGCTGCATACCAACAGCGCATGGGGAAGCATTACCCGCTTGATAGACATGGGGGTACACCCTTACCTGATATCGGAGACCCTGATTGCCTGTGTGGCACAGAGACTGATCCGGTTGTTGTGTCCCCACTGTAAAAAGGCATTACATCCCGATGCTTCCTTTACCAGTGGGTTTGCTTTAGATCCCAACGCAGGTTATCATGAAAAAAGAGGATGCGAAAGATGTTACTATACCGGCTACCTGGGACGAAAAGCCATTTATGAGGTGATACCGATTGACAAGCATTTATCGCAACTCATTAGAAAAAGTGAACCTGACATTGATGCATATCTAGAGCGTCACAAAATCAAAACATTAAAAGATTCAGCTCTGGAAATGTTTGCCAAAGGTGAAACCTCACTGGAAGAAATTCTTCCGCTTATCAGTGAAACGATATGA
- a CDS encoding outer membrane beta-barrel protein, with protein MKLTYFIALATAIVLTSVFSTAMAQQAEYQTMPRYRDFRFSIGGGYAYRLGNIEKTGDAALDDMNKKLRHGFTVDADAQYFFKESWGLGLNANFSSASTSGNNVTIPGIDQAVNYKETQSIVYVGPSFVGRNESEKFLLITHVGVGPLFFNADMNYSGQSITGNKTTVGVNAGIAGEYKVNNKTGVGLKLSYVMGSIDNLNVEGQNVKPEEKISVSNLMATLFISFRSW; from the coding sequence ATGAAACTTACGTACTTTATCGCACTCGCAACTGCTATCGTTTTAACTTCGGTATTTTCAACGGCCATGGCCCAGCAGGCAGAATACCAAACAATGCCACGTTATAGGGATTTCCGCTTTTCCATTGGCGGTGGCTATGCTTACCGCCTCGGCAACATCGAGAAAACAGGCGATGCCGCATTGGATGATATGAATAAAAAACTGCGACACGGTTTTACAGTTGACGCCGATGCCCAATACTTTTTTAAAGAAAGCTGGGGATTGGGTTTGAATGCCAATTTTTCTTCGGCAAGCACGTCGGGAAATAATGTAACCATACCGGGCATTGATCAAGCCGTGAATTACAAGGAAACGCAAAGCATTGTGTATGTCGGACCTTCGTTCGTCGGGAGAAACGAGTCGGAAAAATTCCTGTTGATTACCCACGTGGGTGTCGGGCCGCTTTTCTTCAATGCCGATATGAATTACAGCGGACAGAGCATTACGGGAAATAAGACCACCGTGGGCGTTAATGCTGGGATTGCAGGAGAATATAAAGTGAACAATAAGACAGGGGTGGGACTTAAGCTGTCGTACGTGATGGGCTCGATTGACAACCTGAACGTGGAAGGACAAAACGTGAAACCAGAAGAGAAAATCAGTGTGTCGAACCTGATGGCGACGCTGTTCATCAGCTTCCGTTCGTGGTAA